In Candidatus Hydrogenedentota bacterium, the following proteins share a genomic window:
- a CDS encoding type II secretion system F family protein yields the protein MSLRKLLYFDLGRLLPWRKGRPPAPEPVLRDLWFMRVFRGRRKWPPEQPAASSYEPGVYYRRMRQNWLGPGYLRIRRWQQDLVRVMSELTAIVRVNASLPQGLEAAAREERRLNSRWGYERLASLASILFWCGVILTIFLSAAAGPLTGELAQWFRRYVWQVRMFEAEVIVLGGLGLLIFIPSFLALRMFFRTGAREAVLLTLRDHLLAGIQLSEALRRMPRFFPAFYADLVRAGEESGNLLGCLEQLSEDTLDAISVRVRVRQQLAYLGIVFLIQASIMSFLLVKVVPVFAEIFRDFSASLPQLMRFIIAAGDYVAFRGVYLLPVLAVFVVYRIKVTVRRRRAFAAKPLAGPLLFVPGLRSLIVQQNAAIIAIMLEKLLRAGAPLPAALESAARADMRPGYRRMLRRIHDRVSQGTSLAEACAAETWLLPASFRALAAIGEHSGMLPDALATLAAQYRERAERRVCVIVDLITPMGVLVLGALTLVFEAGLFITLTAMVDTIIP from the coding sequence ATGAGTCTGCGCAAGCTCCTGTACTTTGACCTCGGCAGATTGCTGCCGTGGCGCAAAGGCCGGCCCCCAGCCCCCGAACCGGTACTGCGGGACCTTTGGTTCATGCGCGTTTTCAGGGGCCGCCGGAAATGGCCGCCGGAGCAACCCGCCGCCTCCTCCTATGAACCAGGCGTTTACTACCGGCGCATGCGGCAGAACTGGCTGGGTCCGGGCTACCTGCGCATCCGGCGCTGGCAGCAGGACTTGGTCCGTGTCATGAGCGAATTGACCGCTATTGTGCGCGTCAACGCGAGCCTGCCGCAGGGGCTCGAAGCGGCCGCCCGCGAGGAACGCCGCCTCAACTCCCGTTGGGGATACGAGCGCCTGGCGTCGCTCGCATCGATCCTGTTCTGGTGCGGGGTGATTCTCACGATCTTCTTGTCTGCGGCCGCTGGCCCGCTGACCGGCGAACTTGCGCAATGGTTCCGCCGCTACGTCTGGCAAGTGCGCATGTTCGAAGCGGAGGTCATCGTGCTCGGAGGTCTCGGCCTGCTGATATTCATCCCTTCTTTCCTGGCGCTCCGGATGTTCTTCCGCACGGGCGCGAGAGAGGCGGTTCTCCTGACGCTGCGCGACCACCTGCTCGCGGGCATACAGCTTTCGGAAGCCCTGCGGCGGATGCCCCGGTTCTTCCCGGCCTTCTACGCCGACCTGGTGCGCGCGGGCGAGGAGTCGGGCAATCTGCTGGGCTGCCTGGAACAACTCAGCGAAGACACGCTCGACGCGATCAGCGTGCGTGTGCGCGTGCGGCAACAGCTGGCGTATCTCGGCATCGTGTTCCTGATTCAGGCGAGCATCATGAGTTTTCTCCTTGTAAAGGTAGTCCCGGTCTTCGCCGAGATTTTCCGCGACTTCAGCGCCTCACTGCCCCAATTAATGCGGTTCATCATAGCCGCCGGAGACTATGTAGCGTTCCGCGGCGTCTATCTGCTGCCCGTGCTCGCCGTGTTTGTCGTCTACCGCATCAAAGTCACGGTGCGCCGCCGGCGCGCGTTCGCGGCCAAGCCGCTGGCCGGGCCGCTTCTGTTCGTTCCGGGGCTGCGGTCGCTGATCGTGCAGCAGAACGCGGCCATCATCGCGATCATGCTCGAGAAGCTGCTGCGCGCGGGCGCGCCGTTGCCCGCCGCCCTCGAAAGCGCGGCGCGCGCCGACATGCGCCCGGGTTACCGGCGCATGCTCCGCCGCATCCACGACCGCGTTTCGCAGGGCACAAGTCTTGCCGAGGCGTGCGCCGCCGAGACGTGGTTGCTCCCGGCGTCGTTTCGCGCGTTGGCCGCCATCGGCGAGCATTCCGGCATGTTGCCCGACGCCCTCGCGACGCTCGCCGCCCAATACCGGGAACGGGCGGAACGGCGGGTGTGCGTTATCGTCGACTTGATCACGCCCATGGGCGTGCTGGTGCTGGGAGCTCTCACCCTGGTGTTCGAGGCCGGTTTGTTCATAACACTGACCGCGATGGTCGACACGATAATTCCGTGA
- a CDS encoding prepilin-type N-terminal cleavage/methylation domain-containing protein — protein MRRNHGFSLIELNCALFVVTAGIFGALGTYQLVMDKTRALNEYALAERIVRNELECLRALPFAALEAGENTPFRTQTPGMERLVHATTAVDVRDRADVAPGLKEVRARIAWTGEKGRTIDYELVTLIADRGAPR, from the coding sequence ATGCGCAGAAACCACGGATTCTCGCTCATCGAACTGAATTGCGCGCTGTTCGTCGTCACGGCGGGTATCTTCGGCGCGCTCGGCACGTATCAACTCGTGATGGACAAGACGCGCGCCTTGAACGAGTACGCATTGGCGGAGCGAATCGTGCGCAACGAACTCGAATGCCTGCGCGCGCTGCCCTTCGCCGCGCTTGAGGCGGGCGAGAACACGCCGTTCCGCACCCAGACGCCCGGCATGGAGCGGCTCGTCCACGCCACTACCGCGGTAGATGTCCGCGACCGCGCGGACGTCGCGCCCGGGCTCAAGGAGGTGCGCGCGCGTATCGCCTGGACCGGCGAGAAAGGCCGCACGATCGACTATGAACTCGTCACGCTGATTGCGGACAGGGGGGCGCCACGATGA
- a CDS encoding DUF1559 domain-containing protein — protein sequence MRKRGFILMELLVVVAIIGILAAILLPALARCRESARRVSCANNLMELGIAMALYASEHEGLLPWSGGNGNADALIDLAGQYVSSPDPFCCPSDSSQTLDDFRNHEDGSILPLTTGYDTPATLRCSYEYFGAYTRAPLVLPPLPQPIPKVPVMWDLFLEGSNLELFNHVPGGSNVLWLDGSVEFMKFPPEHGQINLPYRPEGIAYADPPQSWPPESPKGIPGRLGAPVLYN from the coding sequence ATGCGAAAGCGCGGATTCATCCTGATGGAATTGCTGGTGGTCGTTGCCATTATCGGCATTCTGGCCGCGATTCTACTGCCCGCGCTCGCGCGGTGCCGCGAAAGCGCGCGGCGTGTCAGTTGCGCCAATAATCTCATGGAATTGGGCATCGCCATGGCCCTGTACGCGTCGGAGCATGAGGGCTTGCTGCCCTGGAGCGGCGGGAACGGGAACGCCGACGCCTTGATCGATCTCGCCGGGCAATATGTGTCCAGTCCGGACCCGTTCTGTTGCCCTTCGGACAGCTCGCAGACTCTGGATGATTTCCGGAACCACGAAGACGGTTCGATCCTGCCCCTGACCACCGGTTACGACACGCCCGCAACGCTGCGGTGCAGCTACGAGTATTTCGGCGCATATACGCGCGCGCCGCTCGTGCTGCCGCCCCTGCCCCAGCCCATCCCAAAGGTGCCGGTCATGTGGGACCTCTTCCTGGAAGGCAGCAATCTGGAACTGTTCAACCATGTTCCCGGCGGGAGCAATGTCCTCTGGCTCGACGGCTCCGTGGAATTCATGAAGTTTCCCCCCGAACATGGTCAGATCAACCTGCCCTACCGGCCTGAGGGAATCGCCTACGCCGACCCGCCGCAATCGTGGCCGCCGGAGTCCCCGAAAGGCATCCCTGGCCGCCTGGGTGCGCCGGTTCTGTACAACTGA